The genomic window ATCCCCTTGAGAATTGGGCAAAAAGTGATGGGGATCACGGGTAAGGCGGATGGGGATCACTTCCCTCTGTGGCGTTTTCAGGGATGATTTTAATGGAAGACAGAGAATAAATTCTCTCGATTCTACCCGATGAGTTCCCTAGAACGCAATGGGTTTTCACTCAAAAAGATTGTTTTTTTTGGATGCTCTGTAGGCAGGAGGCAGTCGCCGGTTTCATTTTCCTGAAGTCAAGGGTGCAAGCCCATTCTGTTGACCTAGGTTAAAGGCTAAACAGCGATTTTCAAATTTTCTGGCTCAGGTTCACCCTAATTCTTCAAATTTTTTCTTGTTTTTTACTTCCTGTTTTTTGTCGTTTCATCATTTAACCGAGAGGGTTTAAAATGCAAACACTTCAAGCGATCCGATGCCCCAATTGTGGAAGTCTGGCGGAACGGTATTACTTTTCAAAACGTGATTTCAGTCAGACCCAATGTCCGAGTTGTGACTATTTGATGGTGAGTTGTGTAACAACGGGTCGCGTCGTGGAAGCTTATGCTCCGGGTCTCTCGATTCGTCGGTCCCATTAATTTAGAAAATCCAATCGGTTTATTCTCTCTTCCTTACTAACATTCTTGCTGCTTTATTCGGGCGATCGCATTCCAAAACGCGATCGCCCCTTTTTTAGGCTTTGGATGCCCTCAATTGC from Laspinema palackyanum D2c includes these protein-coding regions:
- a CDS encoding replication restart DNA helicase PriA, yielding MQTLQAIRCPNCGSLAERYYFSKRDFSQTQCPSCDYLMVSCVTTGRVVEAYAPGLSIRRSH